The following coding sequences are from one Lolium rigidum isolate FL_2022 chromosome 6, APGP_CSIRO_Lrig_0.1, whole genome shotgun sequence window:
- the LOC124667122 gene encoding pentatricopeptide repeat-containing protein At3g13880-like isoform X1 produces MCGARRAFDAAEERDDVSWNSLVSGYVRAGARDEMLEVFALMRRRGMGLNSFALGSVIKCCSGSGDSVRDIAAAVHGCVVKAGLDSDMFLLSAMVDMYAKRGALAEAVALFKSVPDPNVVVFNAMIAGLCRDEAAVGKGVAREALSLYLEVQSRGTGPTEFTFPSIIRACNLAGDLEFGKQIHGQVLKHCFQGDDFVGSALIDLYLNSGCVEDGFRCFRSVLKQDVVTWTAMISGCVQNELFVRALTLFHELLGAGLKPDPFTISSVMNACASLAVARTGEQIQCFATKSGFGRFTALGNSCIHMYARSGDVDAAIRRFQEMELHDVVSWSAIISSHAQHGCAREALRFFNEMVDAKVVPNEITFLAVLTACSHGGLVDEGLRYYEIMKKEYGLSPTTKHCTCVVDLLGRAGRLADAEAFIRDSIFHDEPIIWRSLLASCRIHRDMERGQLVADRIMELEPASSASYVNLYNMYLDAGDLSLASKIRDLMKERGVKKEPGLSWIELKSGVHSFVAGDKSHPESNAVYTKLAEMLSKIDKLTTNDTISIVSDEITGKEQNWMNCHSEKLAVALGMIHLPQSAPIRVMKNLRVCRDCHLTMKLISKSESREIILRDAIRFHHFRDGSCSCGDYW; encoded by the exons ATGTGCGGGGCCAGGCGGGCGTTCGACGCCGCCGAGGAGCGGGATGACGTCTCGTGGAACTCGCTGGTCTCCGGGTACGTGCGCGCCGGCGCGCGCGACGAGATGCTGGAGGTGTTTGCTCTGATGCGCCGGCGCGGTATGGGGCTGAATTCTTTCGCTCTTGGCAGCGTCATCAAGTGCTGCTCTGGCAGCGGTGACTCCGTGAGGGATATCGCCGCCGCGGTTCACGGATGCGTGGTGAAGGCTGGGCTGGATTCCGACATGTTTCTTCTGAGCGCGATGGTTGACATGTATGCCAAGAGAGGCGCGTTGGCTGAAGCTGTCGCGCTCTTTAAGTCGGTGCCTGACCCCAATGTGGTTGTGTTCAATGCCATGATCGCGGGGCTGTGTCGTGATGAGGCTGCAGTTGGTAAGGGAGTCGCGAGAGAGGCCTTAAGTCTGTATTTGGAGGTGCAGAGTCGAGGAACAGGGCCTACTGAGTTCACATTCCCCAGCATCATTCGAGCATGTAACCTGGCAGGCGACCTTGAATTCGGgaaacagatacatgggcaagtgCTGAAGCACTGTTTCCAGGGAGATGACTTCGTTGGGAGCGCACTCATTGACTTGTACCTCAACTCTGGCTGTGTGGAAGATGGATTCAGGTGTTTCAGATCTGTTCTGAAGCAAGATGTTGTCACCTGGACGGCGATGATTTCAGGGTGTGTCCAAAATGAGCTTTTCGTGAGGGCGCTGACCTTGTTCCATGAATTGTTAGGTGCTGGACTGAAACCTGATCCTTTCACTATATCGAGTGTGATGAATGCATGTGCCAGTTTGGCTGTTGCAAGGACTGGCGAGCAGATTCAGTGCTTTGCCACGAAATCTGGTTTTGGACGGTTCACTGCCTTGGGGAACTCTTGCATACATATGTATGCTAGGTCAGGGGATGTTGATGCTGCAATTCGGAGGTTTCAGGAAATGGAATTGCATGATGTTGTCTCTTGGTCTGCAATAATATCAAGCCATGCACAACATGGCTGTGCAAGGGAGGCTTTACGGTTTTTCAATGAAATGGTGGATGCAAAAGTGGTGCCAAATGAGATTACTTTTCTCGCTGTCCTTACTGCATGTAGTCATGGAGGATTGGTTGATGAGGGACTCAG GTATTATGAAATCATGAAAAAGGAATATGGGTTGAGCCCAACCACAAAGCATTGCACATGTGTTGTTGATCTCCTTGGACGAGCTGGGAGATTAGCTGATGCTGAGGCTTTCATAAGGGATTCAATATTCCATGACGAACCTATCATCTGGCGGTCTTTGCTAGCGTCATGTCGTATCCACCGAGACATGGAGAGAGGTCAACTTGTTGCCGATAGGATAATGGAACTAGAGCCTGCTTCCTCGGCATCCTATGTAAATCTCTACAACATGTACCTGGATGCCGGGGATCTCTCCTTAGCTTCAAAAATTAGAGATTTGATGAAAGAGCGAGGCGTGAAGAAAGAACCTGGTCTTAGTTGGATCGAACTAAAGTCTGGAGTTCACTCTTTTGTTGCGGGTGACAAGTCCCATCCAGAGAGCAATGCAGTATACACGAAACTTGCAGAGATGCTTTCCAAGATTGATAAattgacaaccaatgatactatcAGCATTGTGTCAGATGAAATCACTGGAAAAGAGCAAAATTGGATGAATTGCCACAGTGAGAAACTAGCTGTGGCATTGGGAATGATTCATTTACCACAGTCAGCACCTATACGAGTAATGAAGAACTTGAGAGTCTGCCGTGACTGCCACCTGACTATGAAGTTAATATCCAAGAGCGAAAGTAGAGAGATCATCTTGAGAGACGCGATTCGCTTCCATCACTTCAGAGATGGCTCATGCTCCTGTGGCGATTACTGGTAA
- the LOC124667122 gene encoding pentatricopeptide repeat-containing protein At3g13880-like isoform X2, which produces MPRVNAVSFNLLIDAYSRDGQPDASLQTFKRARHAAGVKADRFTYTAALTACSRAGRLREGKAVHALAVLEGLDGGVFVSNSLVSMYARCGDMCGARRAFDAAEERDDVSWNSLVSGYVRAGARDEMLEVFALMRRRGMGLNSFALGSVIKCCSGSGDSVRDIAAAVHGCVVKAGLDSDMFLLSAMVDMYAKRGALAEAVALFKSVPDPNVVVFNAMIAGLCRDEAAVGKGVAREALSLYLEVQSRGTGPTEFTFPSIIRACNLAGDLEFGKQIHGQVLKHCFQGDDFVGSALIDLYLNSGCVEDGFRCFRSVLKQDVVTWTAMISGCVQNELFVRALTLFHELLGAGLKPDPFTISSVMNACASLAVARTGEQIQCFATKSGFGRFTALGNSCIHMYARSGDVDAAIRRFQEMELHDVVSWSAIISSHAQHGCAREALRFFNEMVDAKVVPNEITFLAVLTACSHGGLVDEGLRYYEIMKKEYGLSPTTKHCTCVVDLLGRAGRLADAEAFIRDSIFHDEPIIWRSLLASCRIHRDMERGQLVADRIMELEPASSASYVNLYNMYLDAGDLSLASKIRDLMKERGVKKEPGLSWIELKSGVHSFVAGDKSHPESNAVYTKLAEMLSKIDKLTTNDTISIVSDEITGKEQNWMNCHSEKLAVALGMIHLPQSAPIRVMKNLRVCRDCHLTMKLISKSESREIILRDAIRFHHFRDGSCSCGDYW; this is translated from the exons atgccgcGCGTCAACGCCGTCTCCTTCAACCTCCTCATCGACGCCTACTCCCGCGACGGCCAGCCGGACGCCTCTCTCCAGACCTTCAAGCGCGCCCGCCACGCCGCCGGCGTCAAGGCCGACCGGTTCACGTACACGGCCGCCCTCACCGCATGCTCGCGCGCGGGGCGCCTGAGGGAGGGCAAGGCGGTGCACGCGCTGGCCGTCCTCGAGGGGCTCGACGGGGGCGTGTTCGTCTCCAACTCGCTCGTCAGCATGTACGCCAGGTGCGGCGACATGTGCGGGGCCAGGCGGGCGTTCGACGCCGCCGAGGAGCGGGATGACGTCTCGTGGAACTCGCTGGTCTCCGGGTACGTGCGCGCCGGCGCGCGCGACGAGATGCTGGAGGTGTTTGCTCTGATGCGCCGGCGCGGTATGGGGCTGAATTCTTTCGCTCTTGGCAGCGTCATCAAGTGCTGCTCTGGCAGCGGTGACTCCGTGAGGGATATCGCCGCCGCGGTTCACGGATGCGTGGTGAAGGCTGGGCTGGATTCCGACATGTTTCTTCTGAGCGCGATGGTTGACATGTATGCCAAGAGAGGCGCGTTGGCTGAAGCTGTCGCGCTCTTTAAGTCGGTGCCTGACCCCAATGTGGTTGTGTTCAATGCCATGATCGCGGGGCTGTGTCGTGATGAGGCTGCAGTTGGTAAGGGAGTCGCGAGAGAGGCCTTAAGTCTGTATTTGGAGGTGCAGAGTCGAGGAACAGGGCCTACTGAGTTCACATTCCCCAGCATCATTCGAGCATGTAACCTGGCAGGCGACCTTGAATTCGGgaaacagatacatgggcaagtgCTGAAGCACTGTTTCCAGGGAGATGACTTCGTTGGGAGCGCACTCATTGACTTGTACCTCAACTCTGGCTGTGTGGAAGATGGATTCAGGTGTTTCAGATCTGTTCTGAAGCAAGATGTTGTCACCTGGACGGCGATGATTTCAGGGTGTGTCCAAAATGAGCTTTTCGTGAGGGCGCTGACCTTGTTCCATGAATTGTTAGGTGCTGGACTGAAACCTGATCCTTTCACTATATCGAGTGTGATGAATGCATGTGCCAGTTTGGCTGTTGCAAGGACTGGCGAGCAGATTCAGTGCTTTGCCACGAAATCTGGTTTTGGACGGTTCACTGCCTTGGGGAACTCTTGCATACATATGTATGCTAGGTCAGGGGATGTTGATGCTGCAATTCGGAGGTTTCAGGAAATGGAATTGCATGATGTTGTCTCTTGGTCTGCAATAATATCAAGCCATGCACAACATGGCTGTGCAAGGGAGGCTTTACGGTTTTTCAATGAAATGGTGGATGCAAAAGTGGTGCCAAATGAGATTACTTTTCTCGCTGTCCTTACTGCATGTAGTCATGGAGGATTGGTTGATGAGGGACTCAG GTATTATGAAATCATGAAAAAGGAATATGGGTTGAGCCCAACCACAAAGCATTGCACATGTGTTGTTGATCTCCTTGGACGAGCTGGGAGATTAGCTGATGCTGAGGCTTTCATAAGGGATTCAATATTCCATGACGAACCTATCATCTGGCGGTCTTTGCTAGCGTCATGTCGTATCCACCGAGACATGGAGAGAGGTCAACTTGTTGCCGATAGGATAATGGAACTAGAGCCTGCTTCCTCGGCATCCTATGTAAATCTCTACAACATGTACCTGGATGCCGGGGATCTCTCCTTAGCTTCAAAAATTAGAGATTTGATGAAAGAGCGAGGCGTGAAGAAAGAACCTGGTCTTAGTTGGATCGAACTAAAGTCTGGAGTTCACTCTTTTGTTGCGGGTGACAAGTCCCATCCAGAGAGCAATGCAGTATACACGAAACTTGCAGAGATGCTTTCCAAGATTGATAAattgacaaccaatgatactatcAGCATTGTGTCAGATGAAATCACTGGAAAAGAGCAAAATTGGATGAATTGCCACAGTGAGAAACTAGCTGTGGCATTGGGAATGATTCATTTACCACAGTCAGCACCTATACGAGTAATGAAGAACTTGAGAGTCTGCCGTGACTGCCACCTGACTATGAAGTTAATATCCAAGAGCGAAAGTAGAGAGATCATCTTGAGAGACGCGATTCGCTTCCATCACTTCAGAGATGGCTCATGCTCCTGTGGCGATTACTGGTAA
- the LOC124667123 gene encoding serine/arginine-rich splicing factor SR45-like → MAKPRRGRSGSRSSSGSSSRSASSGSGSSRSRSRSRSLSSSSPSRSRSPPAAKRSSPGARKGRSPSPAPKKGSPSRKGRSPSPPPKKASPPRKSSPAPESVVLHVDHLSRNVNEAHLKEIFGNFGEVVNVELSMDRIVNLPRGYGYVEYKKRADAEKALLYMDGAQIDGNVVKLRFTLTPRQKPSSPTKPLPPPPKRDAPQNDKGAASVEKDAQQRPREPSPRRKPPSPPRKRSPPIRRGDSPIRRRPDPSPVRRGRPGSPIRRRSPSPPRRHRSPMRRGRGSPSPRRRSPGPLRRSPGPPRRRSPPPRRMRSPPRRPPPPPPRRHSRSPPPRRPLHSRSRSISPRRGRGPPLRRGRSDSSYSASPSPPRKGPRRVSRSRSPRRGPRGRSSSGSGSSSSPSPRPRK, encoded by the exons ATGGCGAAGCCCCGCCGCGGCCGCTCCGGCTCGCGGTCCTCCTCGGGCTCCTCCTCCCGCTCCGcgtcctccggctccggctcgtcCCGCTcgcgctcccgctcccgctccctctcctcctcctccccgtcccgGAGCCGCTCCCCTCCCGCCGCCAAGCGCAG TTCACCTGGAGCGCGGAAAGGTCGATCTCCTTCACCAGCCCCTAAAAAAGGTTCACCATCAAGGAAAGGCCGCTCACCATCACCTCCACCTAAAAAAGCTTCACCTCCTAG GAAATCATCTCCTGCTCCTGAGTCGGTTGTTCTACATGTTGATCATCTATCCAGGAACGTTAATGAGGCTCATTTAAAAGAGATATTTG GAAATTTTGGCGAAGTGGTGAATGTGGAGCTATCAATGGACCGAATT GTTAATCTTCCTCGTGGGTATGGATATGTTGAGTACAAGAAGAGGGCTGATGCTGAGAAGGCTCTTCTTTACATGGATGGT GCTCAAATTGATGGAAATGTTGTTAAGTTGAGATTCACGCTGACACCACGCCAAAAGCCTTCTTCACCTACAAAGCCACTGCCCCCTCCTCCAAAAAGAGATGCTCCTCAGAATGATAAAGGTGCTGCTAGTGTTGAAAAGGATGCCCAGCAGCGGCCTAGGGAAC CATCTCCACGAAGAAAGCCACCTTCACCTCCGCGTAAGCGGTCTCCCCCAATTCGTCGTGGTGATTCTCCGATTCGTCGTCGACCAGACCCATCCCCTGTTAGGCGTGGTAGACCAGGATCTCCAATTAGAAGACGTTCTCCTTCACCACCTAGAAGGCATAGGTCACCGATGAG GAGGGGTCGTGGCAGCCCATCACCACGCAGACGCTCCCCTGGGCCTCTTAGGCGCTCACCTGGGCCTCCTAGAAGACG GTCACCACCCCCAAGGAGAATGAGAAGCCCCCCAagaaggccaccaccaccacctccacgtcgTCATAGTCgttcccctcctcctcgccgccctcttcactCTCGCTCCAGATCGATTTCTCCTCGCAG GGGCCGAGGGCCTCCACTGAGGCGTGGAAGGTCAGATTCATCCTATTCTGCATCACCCAGTCCTCCAAGGAAG GGACCAAGAAGGGTATCAAGGAGCCGCAGTCCTAGAAG GGGTCCTAGAGGAAGGAGCTCCAGCGGTAGCGGGAGCAGCAGCTCACCTTCCCCCAGGCCACGCAAGTAG